A genomic stretch from Anoplolepis gracilipes chromosome 16, ASM4749672v1, whole genome shotgun sequence includes:
- the LOC140674569 gene encoding uncharacterized protein isoform X2, whose product MGKWYVVEVLEHRPDPMKLSSGSYVVDTCPIVKLKGLDNAFLKLLWNEEAGNLEYTFRIPDIVKRKGYWRTIGNQNGTLTERQYKQFAGSVHVMKAVASDMVLTFCSRHPDSQLYSLLLSREHILQKSDKRGVHNLLGRRSLKIVSIRETCVNGSAGSRRGALDLVTWATLVGLLSSSFLFRFWQ is encoded by the exons ATGGGCAAATGGTACGTCGTAGAAGTGCTGGAACACAGACCAGACCCTATGAAACTATCGAGTGGCTCATACGTCGTTGACACGTGTCCAATTGTGAAGTTAAAGGGGTTAGACAATGCTTTTTTGAAACTATTATGGAATGAGGAGGCTGGAAATTTGGAGTATACCTTCCGAATACCAGATATTGTCAAAAGAAAAGGCTACTGGCGAACAATTGGTAATCAAAACG GCACCTTGACGGAGAGGCAGTACAAGCAGTTCGCCGGCAGCGTGCACGTAATGAAAGCCGTCGCCTCGGACATGGTGTTGACTTTCTGCTCCCGTCATCCCGACAGCCAGCTTTACTCGCTGCTATTGTCGCGTGAGCACATCCTACAGAAGAGCGACAAACGAGGCGTACACAATCTGTTGGGCCGCCGTAGCCTAAAGATCGTCAGCATCCGAGAAACCTGCGTGAACGGCAGCGCCGGATCCAGAAGGGGTGCGCTCGATCTCGTCACTTGGGCGACCCTCGTCGGCCTCCTCTCGTCGAGCTTTCTCTTTAGGTTCTGGCAGTAG